The following coding sequences are from one Pelmatolapia mariae isolate MD_Pm_ZW linkage group LG4, Pm_UMD_F_2, whole genome shotgun sequence window:
- the lin7b gene encoding protein lin-7 homolog B isoform X1 — MMSSYYHPAKEADMAAMTEPLCLERDVCRVIELLDRLQRTGELPPPKLQALQRVLQSKFCAAIREVYEQLYDTLDIVGGPEVRAQATAKATVAAFAASEGHAHPRVVELPKTEEGLGFNIMGGKEQNSPIYISRVIPGGVADRQGGLKRGDQLLSVNGVSVEGEHHEKAVELLKAAQGSVKLVVRYTPKVLEEMEARFEKIRSARRRQQHTSYSPPDSSAPAGRKTMDGSKEVVNQQLLPELKH, encoded by the exons aTGTATGCAGGGTGATCGAGCTGCTGGACCGACTGCAGCGGACTGGTGAGCTGCCTCCTCCCAAACTGCAGGCCCTGCAGAGAGTCCTACAGAGCAAGTTCTGTGCTGCCATTAGAGAG GTTTATGAGCAGCTCTATGACACTCTGGACATTGTTGGAGGACCAGAGGTGCGAGCCCAGGCAACAGCCAAG GCCACAGTGGCAGCCTTTGCAGCCAGTGAGGGGCACGCCCACCCAAGGGTGGTAGAACTGCCCAAGACAGAAGAGGGACTGGGCTTTAACATCATGGGTGGAAAAGAGCAAAACTCTCCCATCTATATCTCAAGAGTTATCCCTGGAGGAGTGGCTGACCGCCAAGGTGGGCTGAAGAGAGGAGACCAGCTACTTTCTGTCAATGGTGTG AGTGTTGAAGGTGAGCACCATGAAAAGGCTGTTGAGCTGCTGAAGGCTGCACAGGGATCAGTCAAGTTGGTGGTCCGCTACACCCCGAAGGTGCTGGAGGAAATGGAGGCTCGCTTTGAGAAGATAAGGAGCGCCCGGAGACGACAGCAGCACACCAGCTACTC ACCTCCCGATTCTTCTGCTCCAGCAGGAAGAAAGACCATGGATGGAAGCAAAGAAGTAGTCAACCAACAGCTGTTACCTGAGCTGAAGCACTGA